A stretch of the Bacteroidales bacterium genome encodes the following:
- a CDS encoding SDR family oxidoreductase → MNKTVLITGASSGIGEAAAGIFAKNGFKLIITGRRHDKLENLAANLRKLFNIEVLTLCFDVRDHHACNVAIGNLPEEWRSIDILINNAGLSLGLDPIHEGDMDDWETMIDTNIKGLLYMTRQIAPGMVERGKGHIINIGSIAGKEVYLKGNVYCATKHAVDALTQAMRMDLLPHGIKVTQVAPGAVNTEFSKVRFHGDHERAEHVYDGFEPLKAEDIAEVIWFAASRPDHVNINDILVMPTAQASASQIFRKTE, encoded by the coding sequence ATGAACAAAACAGTACTGATCACAGGTGCAAGCAGTGGTATTGGCGAAGCTGCCGCTGGTATCTTTGCCAAAAACGGTTTTAAACTCATCATTACAGGCCGCCGCCACGACAAGCTTGAAAATCTTGCCGCCAACCTTCGAAAGCTATTCAATATTGAGGTGCTGACGCTTTGCTTTGATGTCAGAGACCATCATGCCTGCAATGTTGCTATCGGCAACCTTCCGGAAGAGTGGCGTAGCATTGATATCCTTATTAACAATGCTGGTCTTTCACTCGGACTCGATCCCATTCACGAAGGCGATATGGATGACTGGGAAACAATGATTGATACCAACATCAAAGGACTTTTGTACATGACCCGGCAGATTGCTCCAGGCATGGTTGAACGCGGTAAAGGCCATATTATCAATATTGGCTCCATTGCCGGCAAAGAAGTGTATCTGAAAGGCAATGTTTATTGCGCAACCAAGCATGCCGTTGATGCGCTTACACAGGCTATGCGAATGGATTTGCTACCGCACGGTATCAAGGTAACACAAGTTGCACCCGGTGCTGTGAACACAGAATTTTCAAAAGTGCGTTTTCATGGCGATCATGAACGTGCTGAACACGTTTACGACGGGTTCGAACCACTAAAGGCTGAAGACATAGCCGAGGTAATCTGGTTTGCAGCATCCCGCCCCGATCATGTGAACATCAATGATATTTTGGTGATGCCAACCGCTCAGGCCAGTGCATCGCAGATTTTCAGAAAAACAGAATAA
- the bglX gene encoding beta-glucosidase BglX, protein MKIKLILTALLLALMILSFSQKKEPVAGSEMDALINELMQRMTMEEKIGQLNLLPGYEDIVTGEATSSEIGKKILEGKVGAVFNLRTLGKIREMQRIAVEESRNKIPLMFGLDVIHGYRTVFPIPLGLAASFDMDLIERSASIAASEATADGLCWNFSPMVDLTRDPRWGRIAEGFGEDPYLGSRFAEAFVRGYQGDDLSKNNTMMACVKHMALYGAAESGLDYNTTDMSRLRMFNEYFPPYLAGIRAGAGSVMTSFNEVDGIPASGNRWLLTEVLRDNWGFDGFVVTDYTAVNEMMMHGVGDLQTVSAMALKAGVDLDMVGEGFLTTLGKSLEEKRITPYQIDQACRRILEAKYKLGLFHDPYRYCYEERSETEIFTEENNRIARELAAQTFVLLKNEGQILPLKPQGKIALIGPLADSRMNMAGTWSVAVDHNQSITVLEGFRDAVGNMANVYYAKGANITDDPKLDQRSAVRRMPTIDTIRTPEQLRDEAVALAAECDVVLAVMGESAEMSGESSSRTDLQLPGSQRELLKALMNTGKPLVLVVFAGRPLILDWEKEIIPAILNVWFGGTQSGNAIADVVFGKVNPSAKLPVTFPRSVGQIPIYYNHKNTGRPLDDDEWFKKFRTNYLDIPNEPLWPFGYGLSYTNFDYGKVVLDKTEFSEGQELKASINVRNSGSYDGAEVVQLYIRDMVGSITRPVKELKGFQKVHLKAGEQKTITFTVQTEDLAFYHDDMSFFAEKGEFILMIGSNSSDTQAIGFSYK, encoded by the coding sequence ATGAAGATAAAATTAATATTGACAGCGCTGCTTTTAGCTCTCATGATCTTATCCTTTTCTCAGAAGAAGGAACCTGTGGCCGGTTCCGAAATGGATGCATTGATAAATGAACTTATGCAGCGCATGACCATGGAAGAAAAGATCGGGCAACTCAATCTGCTGCCTGGTTATGAAGATATAGTCACTGGAGAGGCGACTTCGTCAGAAATAGGAAAAAAAATACTGGAGGGCAAAGTAGGCGCTGTATTCAATCTGCGAACCTTAGGAAAAATACGTGAGATGCAACGCATTGCGGTTGAAGAAAGCAGAAATAAAATCCCGCTTATGTTTGGCCTGGATGTCATTCATGGTTACCGTACGGTTTTCCCTATTCCACTGGGACTGGCTGCAAGTTTTGACATGGATCTGATTGAGCGAAGCGCAAGTATAGCGGCTAGTGAGGCAACTGCCGACGGCTTATGCTGGAATTTTTCTCCAATGGTTGATCTTACCCGTGATCCCCGCTGGGGTCGCATCGCCGAAGGTTTTGGTGAAGACCCTTACCTCGGTTCCCGCTTCGCAGAAGCATTCGTAAGAGGTTATCAGGGGGATGATCTTTCGAAAAATAACACAATGATGGCTTGTGTAAAGCATATGGCTTTGTATGGCGCTGCTGAGAGTGGCCTTGACTACAACACCACCGATATGAGCCGCTTGCGTATGTTCAATGAGTATTTTCCACCTTATCTGGCTGGAATCAGGGCTGGCGCCGGAAGCGTAATGACCTCCTTCAATGAGGTTGATGGAATTCCTGCATCAGGAAATCGTTGGCTGCTGACTGAAGTTTTGCGCGATAATTGGGGTTTTGACGGTTTCGTGGTAACCGATTATACTGCCGTTAATGAAATGATGATGCATGGCGTCGGCGATCTTCAAACTGTTTCGGCAATGGCTTTAAAAGCAGGAGTGGATCTGGATATGGTTGGTGAAGGCTTCTTAACAACACTCGGAAAATCATTGGAAGAAAAAAGGATTACGCCTTATCAGATTGATCAGGCATGCCGCAGAATACTGGAAGCCAAATATAAACTCGGATTATTCCACGATCCATACAGGTATTGTTACGAAGAGCGCTCAGAAACTGAAATTTTCACCGAAGAAAATAATCGCATTGCCAGGGAACTGGCTGCACAAACCTTTGTTTTGCTCAAAAATGAAGGACAAATATTGCCGCTTAAACCCCAGGGAAAAATAGCACTGATAGGGCCACTGGCTGATAGTCGCATGAATATGGCAGGCACGTGGAGTGTGGCCGTTGATCATAATCAATCAATAACAGTTCTGGAAGGATTCAGAGATGCGGTGGGCAACATGGCAAATGTTTATTATGCCAAAGGTGCCAATATTACCGACGACCCAAAACTTGACCAAAGGTCAGCAGTGCGGCGAATGCCAACGATTGATACAATAAGAACTCCTGAACAATTAAGGGATGAAGCTGTAGCGCTTGCAGCAGAATGCGACGTTGTTTTAGCGGTGATGGGTGAATCAGCTGAAATGAGCGGCGAAAGCAGCAGCCGTACTGATTTGCAGCTTCCCGGCAGCCAGCGCGAACTGCTCAAAGCTTTAATGAATACGGGTAAACCTTTAGTATTGGTTGTGTTCGCAGGCCGCCCATTAATTCTGGATTGGGAAAAGGAAATTATTCCTGCGATCCTGAATGTATGGTTTGGAGGAACCCAAAGCGGAAATGCTATTGCAGATGTTGTTTTTGGCAAAGTCAATCCCTCTGCCAAACTACCTGTAACTTTTCCACGAAGTGTAGGACAAATCCCAATATATTACAATCATAAAAACACCGGACGCCCTCTGGATGATGATGAGTGGTTTAAAAAGTTCCGGACCAATTATCTTGATATTCCCAATGAACCTTTATGGCCTTTTGGTTATGGCCTGAGCTATACAAATTTTGATTACGGGAAAGTTGTACTCGACAAAACAGAGTTTAGCGAAGGACAAGAGCTGAAGGCGAGCATTAATGTCAGAAATAGCGGTAGTTACGATGGTGCCGAAGTGGTGCAGCTTTATATACGAGATATGGTTGGTAGCATCACCCGTCCGGTGAAAGAACTGAAAGGATTTCAAAAAGTGCACCTGAAAGCAGGCGAACAAAAAACAATAACTTTTACTGTTCAGACAGAAGACCTGGCTTTCTATCACGATGACATGAGTTTTTTTGCTGAAAAAGGAGAATTCATTCTAATGATTGGCAGTAATTCAAGCGATACGCAAGCAATAGGCTTTTCTTATAAATGA
- a CDS encoding long-chain fatty acid--CoA ligase — MGAMTRIFDLLELYRVKYAAREIVFAGKEAETWQTFSAADYSRICDQVSAALLALDMTKGTKVATIMNNCPEWNFLDMGLMQIGAVQVPIYPTICNDHFAYIFEHADIEYVFLYDAGIYGCVQDVISKFPQIKNVFSIKKVDGLKHWKEFLALGKDITDTHKIRSISQQIQPDDLATIIYTSGTTGTGKGVMLSHRNFVSNFMAAQQILAPKGVTVTLSFLPLCHVYERMLNYVYQYLGIRIYYAANMDNLAETMREVRPEIICAVPRMLEKIFDRIVVRGRGLKQPRRTMFFWAFNLAVRYQLYGAKGWNYEFRRYFADLLAYRKWRQALGGRLRYVVCGGASLRPRIAKFFWAAGIQVVEGYGLTETSPVIAVGTFEPGGLKFGTVGPPLDGVEVKIAEDGEILCRGPNVMLGYYKDDVLTREAIDDEGWFHTGDVGTLDEGKYVKITDRKKEIFKTSGGKYIAPQVIENRVKESEFIENIIVIGENRHFPAALIVPAFEHLKSWCEVKGIDYQDSEQIVLNHQVIARIGKEVEKVNYFLGKTEQIKQFGLIGHEWKVESGELSPTLKLRRKFILRKYAGMIHDIYHGQR; from the coding sequence ATGGGTGCCATGACCCGCATATTTGATTTGCTCGAACTCTACCGTGTAAAGTATGCTGCACGGGAAATTGTTTTTGCAGGAAAAGAAGCTGAAACCTGGCAAACCTTTTCTGCTGCTGATTATTCGCGGATTTGTGATCAAGTAAGTGCAGCTTTGCTGGCACTTGACATGACGAAAGGCACCAAAGTGGCCACCATCATGAATAATTGCCCAGAATGGAATTTTCTTGATATGGGCCTGATGCAGATCGGGGCAGTGCAGGTTCCTATATATCCTACCATTTGCAACGATCATTTCGCTTATATTTTTGAACATGCCGACATCGAATATGTATTTCTCTATGATGCTGGAATTTATGGCTGTGTGCAGGATGTTATCAGCAAATTTCCACAAATCAAAAATGTTTTTTCGATAAAGAAGGTGGATGGTCTTAAGCATTGGAAGGAATTCCTTGCACTGGGTAAAGACATAACCGATACTCATAAAATTCGTTCCATCAGCCAGCAAATACAACCCGATGATTTGGCCACCATTATTTATACTTCAGGAACCACCGGAACCGGAAAAGGCGTCATGCTTTCGCATCGGAATTTTGTAAGCAATTTTATGGCCGCCCAGCAAATCCTTGCACCCAAAGGCGTGACAGTTACGTTGAGTTTTTTGCCTCTATGCCACGTATATGAACGCATGTTGAACTATGTTTATCAATATCTTGGGATCCGAATTTATTATGCCGCAAACATGGATAACCTTGCCGAAACTATGCGTGAGGTCAGACCCGAAATAATCTGTGCAGTTCCAAGAATGCTTGAAAAAATTTTCGATCGAATCGTGGTTCGTGGTAGGGGCTTGAAACAACCCAGGCGTACTATGTTTTTCTGGGCTTTTAACCTTGCTGTGCGCTATCAGTTGTATGGCGCCAAAGGTTGGAATTATGAATTCAGACGTTATTTTGCTGATCTGCTCGCTTATCGCAAATGGCGGCAGGCTCTCGGAGGCCGATTGCGATATGTGGTTTGCGGTGGCGCCAGCCTGAGGCCCCGGATTGCCAAATTTTTCTGGGCTGCAGGCATACAGGTGGTTGAAGGGTATGGACTTACTGAAACTTCACCTGTTATTGCGGTGGGAACCTTTGAACCTGGCGGATTGAAATTTGGAACGGTCGGACCACCATTGGATGGAGTGGAGGTAAAAATCGCGGAAGACGGAGAAATTCTCTGTCGTGGCCCCAACGTCATGCTTGGGTACTATAAAGACGATGTCCTTACCCGCGAAGCCATTGATGATGAAGGTTGGTTTCACACCGGTGATGTCGGTACGCTTGATGAAGGAAAATACGTTAAAATAACGGATCGGAAAAAAGAGATATTCAAAACTTCAGGTGGGAAGTACATTGCTCCCCAGGTGATTGAGAACCGGGTCAAAGAATCAGAATTCATTGAAAATATTATCGTAATCGGCGAAAACCGGCATTTCCCTGCGGCACTCATCGTTCCGGCATTTGAGCACCTGAAATCATGGTGCGAAGTCAAGGGAATTGATTATCAAGATAGTGAGCAAATAGTTTTAAACCATCAGGTAATTGCCAGAATTGGAAAGGAAGTCGAAAAAGTCAATTACTTTCTTGGAAAGACTGAACAGATCAAGCAATTCGGGTTAATCGGCCATGAATGGAAGGTTGAATCCGGCGAGCTTTCACCCACGTTAAAATTGCGGAGGAAATTTATTCTCAGAAAATATGCTGGTATGATTCATGATATTTACCATGGTCAGCGATAA
- the holA gene encoding DNA polymerase III subunit delta, producing the protein MNYNDIIANLKKRIYHPVYFLTGDEPYYIDAISDFIEENILNEGEREFNQLVLYGRDTNVPTIVSNCKRYPMMASHFVVSVREAQDIEDFEGLEQYLEKPLDSTILVISYKYKKFDGRTKLAKKLKEKGVFFESPKIYDNKIPDWITAYLKGKSASITPKASILLTEFLGTNLGKIVNELDKMLINLKPGVAIDEALIEQNIGISKDYNVFELQRAIGQKNILKANMIIHYFSANLKENPLLKVIPFLYQYFIKLLIYHQLADKSQQNAATALGVHPFVVKEYQEAARNISFDKLSNIISVLREYDIRAKGINNESTTEGELMREMIYKILH; encoded by the coding sequence ATGAATTACAACGATATCATCGCGAACCTAAAGAAGCGAATCTACCATCCTGTATATTTTCTTACAGGTGACGAACCCTATTACATTGATGCAATATCTGATTTCATCGAGGAAAATATCCTCAATGAAGGAGAGAGGGAATTCAATCAGTTGGTGCTTTACGGGCGGGACACCAATGTGCCAACCATTGTAAGCAACTGCAAACGCTATCCTATGATGGCAAGTCATTTTGTTGTGAGTGTTCGCGAAGCACAGGATATTGAAGACTTTGAGGGTCTTGAGCAATATCTTGAAAAACCGCTCGATAGTACCATCCTTGTCATTTCTTACAAATACAAAAAATTTGACGGGCGAACCAAGCTAGCCAAGAAGCTTAAAGAAAAAGGCGTTTTCTTTGAATCCCCTAAAATTTATGATAATAAAATCCCGGATTGGATCACTGCTTATCTGAAAGGAAAATCTGCTTCCATTACTCCAAAGGCTAGCATTTTACTCACCGAGTTTCTTGGCACTAACCTGGGAAAAATCGTGAATGAGCTCGACAAAATGCTCATTAACCTGAAACCCGGTGTTGCAATTGATGAAGCACTCATTGAGCAGAACATTGGCATCAGCAAGGATTATAATGTATTTGAACTCCAGAGGGCAATTGGCCAGAAGAACATTCTGAAGGCGAATATGATCATTCATTATTTCTCTGCCAATCTCAAAGAAAATCCATTGCTGAAGGTAATTCCTTTCCTTTACCAGTATTTTATAAAACTGTTGATTTATCACCAGCTCGCTGATAAATCGCAACAGAATGCGGCAACTGCTTTAGGGGTTCATCCATTCGTTGTTAAAGAATACCAGGAAGCTGCACGTAACATTAGCTTCGACAAGCTCTCGAACATTATTTCTGTTCTTCGTGAATACGACATACGCGCCAAAGGAATCAACAACGAATCAACAACAGAAGGCGAGTTGATGCGGGAGATGATTTATAAGATTTTGCATTAG
- a CDS encoding AMP nucleosidase, whose protein sequence is MKTKQEIVNNWLPRYTGTSLEEFGQYILLTNFNSYLELFAQWNNVSVKGSTRPMPSATADQITMINFGMGSANAATIMDLLSAVQPKACLFLGKCGGIKVKHQLGDLILPIAAIRGEGTSNDYFPPEVPALPAFSLQKAVSTTIRDHKKDYWTGTIYTTNRRVWEFDEHFKDYLLSIRCMGVDMETATLFSVGFANAIPTGALLLITDQPMISSGIKTEASDKMVSETFVEDHIRIGIDSLHQLINDGLTVKHLRFD, encoded by the coding sequence ATGAAAACAAAACAGGAAATCGTAAACAACTGGTTGCCGCGCTATACGGGCACCTCACTCGAAGAATTCGGGCAATACATTCTGCTTACAAACTTTAACAGTTACCTGGAACTTTTTGCACAATGGAACAATGTGTCGGTAAAAGGCTCAACACGGCCAATGCCCAGCGCTACAGCGGATCAGATCACAATGATCAACTTTGGAATGGGCAGTGCCAATGCTGCAACGATTATGGATTTATTGAGTGCGGTTCAACCAAAAGCATGTTTGTTCCTTGGTAAATGCGGCGGTATAAAAGTCAAGCATCAACTGGGTGATCTTATCCTGCCAATTGCCGCCATCCGTGGCGAAGGAACTTCCAATGACTATTTTCCGCCCGAGGTACCGGCATTGCCTGCCTTCAGCCTGCAAAAAGCTGTTTCTACTACCATCAGGGATCATAAAAAGGATTACTGGACAGGCACCATTTATACAACCAACCGCCGGGTATGGGAATTTGATGAACATTTCAAGGACTATCTTTTATCCATCAGGTGCATGGGAGTGGATATGGAAACTGCCACTTTATTCTCGGTTGGGTTCGCCAATGCTATTCCAACAGGCGCTTTGCTGCTGATTACTGATCAACCGATGATCTCATCGGGGATTAAAACTGAGGCAAGTGATAAAATGGTGTCAGAAACTTTTGTTGAAGATCATATCAGGATTGGCATTGACTCACTGCACCAGCTTATCAACGATGGCCTCACCGTGAAACACCTGCGCTTCGATTAA
- a CDS encoding dienelactone hydrolase family protein, with amino-acid sequence MKTWISILLSSSIIIVLLTVLFNYPVKAQIARNFEPRVYHNNIDSLPYRIMFPENFDPLLKYPLILFLHGAGERGNNNESQLIHGGRFFASDTNRQNYPSIVVFPQCPADSYWANVNFSFDPEGKRSFSFDPSGEPTLPLQLVMQLLDSMLNQSWVDKDRFYLGGLSMGGMGTFELLYRKPEVFAAAFPICGGGNPDLINEKVKSVEIWAFHGQDDPVVLPELSVKMIAAVEKAGSKTKLTLYPDVGHNAWDHVFLEPELLPWLFSVRR; translated from the coding sequence ATGAAGACCTGGATTTCGATATTATTGAGTAGCTCAATAATAATTGTCCTTTTAACTGTACTATTCAATTATCCGGTTAAGGCTCAAATTGCCAGAAATTTTGAACCGAGGGTCTATCACAACAATATCGACAGCTTGCCATACCGGATTATGTTTCCTGAAAATTTTGACCCGTTACTGAAATACCCCCTGATCCTGTTTTTGCATGGTGCAGGTGAACGCGGAAACAACAATGAAAGCCAGTTAATACACGGTGGCAGGTTTTTCGCTTCCGATACCAACAGGCAAAATTATCCCTCAATTGTAGTTTTTCCGCAATGTCCTGCTGATAGTTATTGGGCCAATGTCAATTTTTCTTTCGATCCTGAAGGCAAGCGTTCTTTTAGTTTCGATCCGTCTGGCGAACCAACGTTGCCGTTGCAACTCGTTATGCAGTTGCTTGACTCTATGCTGAACCAGAGCTGGGTAGATAAAGATCGGTTTTATCTGGGCGGACTTTCCATGGGCGGAATGGGCACCTTCGAGTTGCTGTACCGCAAACCCGAAGTTTTTGCAGCAGCCTTTCCAATTTGTGGCGGAGGAAACCCGGATCTGATCAACGAAAAAGTAAAATCAGTTGAAATATGGGCTTTCCACGGCCAGGATGATCCGGTAGTTCTGCCTGAACTTTCCGTAAAAATGATAGCGGCAGTCGAAAAAGCCGGTAGCAAAACCAAACTGACCCTTTATCCCGATGTCGGACATAACGCCTGGGATCATGTTTTCCTGGAACCGGAATTACTTCCCTGGCTTTTCTCGGTTCGCAGGTAG
- a CDS encoding long-chain fatty acid--CoA ligase: MSTNVTRIFDILPWMKENYSHRDSMLAGKEDGTWITYNVKQYIEHSYNVAYGLLVLGIKPGDKIATITNNRPEWNFLDMGIMMAGAVHVPVYPTISESDYKYILTHAEVKYVFLAGKDLLRKIEHILPEVPTLKGIYTFKKLNEHPHFPQLLELGKHNPAAEKIEAIKAGINPNDVATIIYTSGTTGNPKGVMLSHNNIISNLMSVRHIPPLTGEDKALSYLPLCHIYERMINYVWQYVGASIYYAESMATIGDNMREIKPQLMSTVPRLLEKIFDRIMATGRKLKGIKRMFFFWAVNLGYRYELDRANGWFYHLQLSIVDKLVFSKWRAATGGNLNVMVSGGAALQPRLSRVFWAAGISVLEGYGLTETSPVIAVGHFGKNGFKFGTVGPPLEGVQVKIAEDGEILCKGPNVMLGYYKEPEMTRACFDEEGWFRTGDAGLIEPQGQVRITGRKKAIFKTSMGKYINPEQMENTFKESSFIDSILVIGENQKFAAALVVPDFVHLKSYCAIKGIPYTTNEEMVSNSTLRKRFQVEIDKYNARFGSHEQIKQFVLIGNEWTVDSGELTASLKMRRGYIIEKYSDLINKIFKCSGTKE; the protein is encoded by the coding sequence ATGAGCACCAACGTCACCCGCATCTTTGACATCCTGCCCTGGATGAAGGAAAACTATTCTCACCGCGATTCCATGCTTGCAGGCAAGGAAGACGGAACATGGATCACCTACAATGTTAAACAGTACATTGAGCATTCTTATAATGTTGCTTACGGATTATTAGTCCTGGGCATCAAACCGGGCGATAAAATTGCTACCATTACCAACAACCGCCCCGAGTGGAATTTTCTGGATATGGGCATCATGATGGCCGGCGCTGTGCATGTTCCGGTGTATCCTACCATCAGCGAATCGGATTACAAATACATTCTCACGCATGCCGAAGTGAAATACGTTTTTCTTGCAGGCAAGGACCTGCTCAGGAAAATAGAACATATTCTCCCTGAGGTTCCCACGCTGAAAGGGATTTACACTTTTAAAAAGCTCAATGAACATCCACATTTCCCTCAACTCCTTGAGCTGGGAAAGCACAATCCCGCTGCCGAAAAGATAGAAGCCATAAAAGCCGGCATCAACCCTAATGATGTGGCTACAATTATATACACATCAGGAACAACAGGGAACCCCAAAGGTGTGATGCTTTCACATAACAACATTATAAGCAACCTGATGTCGGTACGGCATATTCCGCCATTAACCGGCGAAGACAAAGCCTTGAGCTATTTGCCGCTATGCCATATCTACGAGCGTATGATCAACTATGTGTGGCAATACGTGGGCGCAAGTATCTATTATGCTGAAAGCATGGCAACTATTGGTGACAATATGCGGGAAATTAAGCCTCAGCTTATGTCAACCGTGCCGCGCCTGCTTGAAAAAATCTTTGACCGGATTATGGCAACCGGCCGCAAGCTGAAAGGCATCAAGCGCATGTTCTTTTTCTGGGCAGTGAACCTCGGTTACCGATACGAACTCGACCGCGCCAATGGCTGGTTCTATCATCTGCAGTTAAGTATCGTTGATAAACTTGTTTTTTCGAAATGGAGGGCTGCTACCGGCGGAAATCTGAATGTGATGGTTTCCGGAGGTGCCGCCTTACAGCCCCGCTTGTCGAGGGTTTTCTGGGCTGCCGGTATATCGGTGCTTGAAGGCTATGGCTTAACCGAAACCTCACCTGTAATAGCCGTTGGCCATTTCGGTAAAAACGGCTTTAAGTTTGGAACCGTTGGACCACCGTTGGAAGGTGTTCAGGTCAAAATTGCCGAAGATGGCGAAATCCTTTGTAAAGGTCCCAACGTGATGCTTGGCTATTACAAAGAACCGGAAATGACCAGAGCATGTTTTGATGAAGAGGGTTGGTTCCGCACAGGCGATGCAGGCCTTATTGAACCACAGGGGCAGGTTCGGATTACAGGCCGGAAGAAAGCTATTTTTAAAACCTCGATGGGAAAATACATCAACCCTGAACAGATGGAAAATACTTTCAAGGAATCATCTTTTATTGACAGTATCCTTGTGATTGGTGAGAACCAGAAGTTTGCTGCTGCTTTGGTAGTTCCCGACTTCGTCCACCTGAAATCATATTGCGCTATCAAAGGAATTCCGTATACCACCAATGAGGAAATGGTGTCCAATTCAACATTGCGGAAACGTTTTCAGGTTGAAATTGATAAATACAATGCCCGGTTTGGATCGCACGAGCAGATCAAACAATTTGTGCTGATCGGCAATGAATGGACGGTGGATAGTGGCGAACTAACGGCTTCCCTGAAAATGCGCCGGGGTTATATTATTGAAAAATACAGCGATCTGATCAATAAAATATTCAAGTGTTCGGGCACTAAAGAATAG
- a CDS encoding sugar porter family MFS transporter: MNQKEPVSFHPPAINHARVIGLSVVAALGGFLFGFDSGVINGTVGALQQAFNSDAVGTGFNIASMLLGCAAGAFFAGTLADKIGRKYTLLIAAVAFIVSAWGSGIADGSTEFVIFRVLGGLAVGAASIIAPAYIGEIAPSHIRGRLISLQQLAIVLGLFMAFFSNYNIANAAGGASGAFWWGFNAWQWMFWIEIIPASLFFIFLFFIPESPRYLVAAGKDEKARKIIASLTDEETARMQVEEIKLTVFRERKPRLSDIINPASGKIHPIVWIGIALAALQQFTGINVVFYYGSVLWQAAGFTEADALLTNVISGSVNVFFTFVAIALVDKVGRKPLLLVGALGQAVTLGILGLIFAFGAKDASGGLELTGKSGVIALVVANLYIAFFATTWGPVMWVMLGEMFPNKFRGAALAVAGLAQWGSNFLITISFPILLTSIGLGISYGIYAAFGLLAFWVVKRYVTETKGRTLEEISMDEAG, translated from the coding sequence ATGAATCAGAAAGAACCAGTCAGTTTTCACCCACCTGCGATTAATCATGCCCGGGTGATCGGCCTTTCAGTTGTTGCAGCCTTGGGTGGCTTTCTTTTCGGTTTCGACAGCGGGGTAATCAATGGTACAGTAGGTGCGCTGCAACAAGCCTTTAATTCCGATGCAGTTGGCACAGGCTTTAATATTGCTTCTATGCTATTGGGTTGTGCAGCAGGCGCTTTTTTTGCCGGAACACTGGCCGATAAAATTGGCCGTAAATACACCCTGCTGATAGCTGCTGTTGCTTTCATTGTCAGCGCCTGGGGTTCAGGGATTGCAGATGGTTCAACAGAATTTGTTATTTTTCGTGTGCTTGGAGGACTTGCCGTGGGCGCTGCCAGTATTATTGCTCCAGCCTATATTGGAGAAATAGCTCCCTCACATATTCGGGGCAGATTGATTTCGCTTCAGCAACTTGCCATTGTGCTAGGTTTGTTCATGGCTTTTTTCTCCAATTACAATATTGCCAATGCTGCAGGTGGCGCATCCGGAGCGTTTTGGTGGGGATTCAATGCCTGGCAGTGGATGTTCTGGATTGAAATTATTCCTGCATCACTTTTCTTCATCTTTTTATTCTTCATACCCGAATCACCCCGCTACCTTGTTGCTGCAGGTAAAGATGAAAAAGCCAGGAAAATAATTGCCAGCCTCACTGATGAGGAAACAGCAAGGATGCAGGTTGAAGAAATAAAGCTCACAGTTTTTCGCGAACGCAAGCCAAGACTTTCAGATATTATCAATCCGGCCAGTGGAAAGATCCATCCCATTGTGTGGATAGGAATTGCCCTTGCCGCTTTGCAGCAGTTTACCGGTATCAATGTTGTGTTTTATTATGGTTCAGTATTATGGCAAGCCGCTGGCTTTACTGAAGCCGACGCCTTGCTGACCAATGTAATCAGTGGTTCGGTAAACGTGTTTTTCACTTTTGTGGCGATTGCTTTGGTTGACAAAGTTGGCCGCAAACCATTGTTGCTTGTAGGTGCGTTAGGACAAGCCGTGACCCTCGGAATTTTAGGTTTGATTTTCGCTTTCGGCGCAAAGGATGCTTCAGGCGGACTTGAATTAACCGGCAAAAGTGGTGTGATTGCGCTGGTGGTGGCTAACCTTTATATTGCTTTCTTCGCAACCACATGGGGGCCGGTAATGTGGGTGATGCTCGGCGAAATGTTCCCTAATAAATTCAGGGGAGCAGCACTTGCTGTTGCTGGTTTGGCCCAATGGGGCTCCAACTTCCTGATTACAATTTCTTTCCCGATCCTTCTTACATCCATCGGGCTTGGAATTTCGTATGGCATTTACGCCGCTTTTGGCTTGCTGGCATTTTGGGTCGTAAAGCGTTATGTTACGGAAACCAAGGGCCGAACGCTTGAGGAAATATCTATGGATGAAGCCGGTTAA